One segment of Osmerus mordax isolate fOsmMor3 chromosome 28, fOsmMor3.pri, whole genome shotgun sequence DNA contains the following:
- the nsmfb gene encoding NMDA receptor synaptonuclear signaling and neuronal migration factor: MGTAVSKRKNLRNDAISSVAAKVRAARAFGEYLSHTHPENRNGSDHLLSDTFITQDTESPDISRLHNNSLSPQSRFEPVAKTIQPQAQVQPQTQPHGLQASAPSKRRLSVERSFSSEEQPVPRCPEVSVKPARVYTITREGGMLGGQGSADSLELEVLKGSREGPLSQTTANQQPRNHHRGTNSRGNHHHGAHYGSSQSQPLQSSGSAHNIRDWGVRRGGSREDCSPDCVTCIRAPCQSQRSLDLDTSPRDGGKQRKKLERMYSEDRCSTDDREDNPNSWFPKENMFSFQTATTTMQAISAFRGIAEKKRRKREQEATASMERNFRKHLRMVGSRRIKVQTFAERRAKSFSRSWSDPTPIKPDSLHDSRDSGDLQVSSGALDEELCEDADWEEEREAEQAACQGDDFIPPKIMLISSKVPKAEYVPNIIRRDDPSIIPILYDHEHATFDDIIEEIEKKLAAYRKGCKIWNMLIFCQGGPGHLYLLKNKVATFAKVEKEEDMTQFWKRLSRLMSKLNPEPNLIHIMGCYVLGSANGEKLIQNLKKMMRPYSIEFKSPLELSAQGKEMIEMYFDFRLFRLWKTRQHSKLLDYDDLL, encoded by the exons ATGGGAACTGCAGTGTCCAAAAGGAAGAATTTAAGGAACGATGCGATATCTTCTGTGGCCGCAAAAGTTAG AGCAGCCAGAGCTTTCGGAGagtacctgtctcacacacatccagagaaCCGCAACGGGTCAG ATCATCTGTTGTCCGACACTTTCATCACCCAGGACACAGAGTCCCCTGACATCAGCCGCCTCCACAACAATAGCCTGTCTCCCCAGAGTCGCTTTGAGCCAGTAGCCAAGACCATCCAGCCCCAGGCACAAGTCCAACCACAGactcagcccca CGGTCTCCAGGCTTCTGCCCCCTCCAAGCGCCGGCTCTCCGTGGAGCGCAGCTTCTCCTCTGAGGAGCAGCCTGTTCCCAGGTGCCCAGAGGTCAGCGTGAAGCCAGCGCGGGTCTACACCATCACCAGGGAAGGAGGCATGCTGGGGGGCCAGGGCAGCGCCGACagcctggagctggaggtgCTGAAGGGCTCCAGGGAGGGGCCTTTATCTCAAACCACGGCCAATCAACAGCCCCGCAACCACCATCGGGGAACCAACTCCCGCGGTAACCATCACCACGGAGCCCACTACGGGTCATCCCAGTCTCAGCCACTCCAGAGCTCAGGCAGCGCACACAACATCCGGGACTGGGGGGTAAGGAGAGGGGGTTCCCGGGAGGACTGCAGCCCGGATTGTGTGACATGCATCCGGGCTCCGTGTCAGAGCCAGCGGTCCCTGGACCTGGACACCTCTCCTCGGGATGGAGGGAAGCAACGCAAGAAGCTGGAGAGGATGTACAGCGAGGACCGGTGCTCCACCGACgacaggg AAGACAATCCTAATAGCTGGTTTCCGAAAGAGAACATGTTCAGCTTCCAGACAGCAACCACCACCATGCAGGC AATATC GGCTTTCCGGGGCATTGCcgagaaaaagaggaggaaaagggaaCAGGAGGCAACTGCCTCCATGGAGAG AAACTTCCGGAAGCACCTCAGAATGGTGGGCAGTCGCAGGATCAAGGTTCAGA CATTCGCCGAACGCCGTGCCAAGAGTTTCAGCCGTTCCTGGAGTGACCCCACCCCCATCAAGCCTGACTCTCTCCATGACTCCAGAGACA gtgGGGACCTGCAGGTCTCCTCGGGGGCGTTAGATGAAGAGCTGTGCGAGGACGCCgactgggaagaggagagagaggcggagcaaGCAGCGTGCCAAGGAGACGACTTCATCCCTCCCAAAATCATG CTGATATCTTCCAAAGTGCCCAAGGCAGAGTACGTTCCCAATATAATCCGAAGGGATGACCCCTCCATCATCCCAATCCTCTAT GATCACGAACACGCTACATTTGATGATATTATTG aggagatagagaagaaGCTGGCTGCCTATAGGAAAGGCTGTAAAATATGGAACATGCTCATCTTCTGTCAG GGCGGGCCTGGACACTTATACCTGCTCAAGAACAAAGTTGCCACCTTCGCCAAggtggaaaaggaggaagacATGACTCA GTTTTGGAAGAGACTCAGCAGGCTGATGAGCAAGCTGAACCCTGAACCCAACCTCATCCACATCATGGGCTGCTATGTCCTTGGGAGCGCCAATGGAGAAAAG cttatTCAAAATCTGAAGAAGATGATGAGGCCGTACTCCATTGAGTTCAAGTCCCCACTGGAACTGTCTGCACAGG gtaaGGAGATGATCGAGATGTACTTTGACTTCCGTCTCTTCCGCCTGTGGAAAACTCGCCAACACTCCAAGCTCCTTGACTACGACGACCTTCTGTGA